The Streptomyces sp. NBC_00344 genome includes a window with the following:
- a CDS encoding Rmf/CrpP fold protein codes for MIRSPGRAAELATRGDMMVALREGRLAHTLGEQVADCPYSAGDPLRAAWLRGYAAAREEQQAESGEK; via the coding sequence GTGATCCGATCCCCGGGGAGGGCGGCCGAGTTGGCGACGCGAGGCGACATGATGGTGGCACTCAGGGAAGGGCGCCTGGCACACACCCTGGGCGAGCAGGTGGCCGACTGCCCGTATTCCGCGGGCGATCCGCTGCGGGCTGCCTGGCTGCGGGGGTATGCCGCAGCCAGGGAAGAACAGCAGGCGGAGTCCGGGGAGAAGTAG
- a CDS encoding GntR family transcriptional regulator: protein MEKTQVQGDRAVAPARRRGLADEVADRIREAIFSGAYAPGAPLREVELSGVLQVSRGPVREALRVLEREGLVHCAWHRGTVVTTLSTGDVAELDSLRGALEDLAVQQVIAHASEEDIAAIEKAAGGMDRTTDPHTMVRLDIAFHDAVFAATGHQRLAAAWETIRCQVHLFLLTRIGLSTEGYLGCVPREHCALADALRARDLQAALPLFAAHRRHAVDVVTGTSNPA, encoded by the coding sequence ATGGAGAAGACGCAAGTCCAAGGTGATCGCGCGGTGGCCCCCGCCCGCCGGCGCGGGCTGGCCGACGAGGTCGCCGACCGGATCCGGGAGGCGATCTTCAGCGGTGCCTACGCCCCCGGGGCACCGCTGCGAGAAGTCGAACTCTCCGGCGTACTGCAGGTCAGCAGGGGCCCGGTGCGTGAGGCTCTGCGCGTCCTGGAGCGCGAGGGGCTCGTGCACTGCGCCTGGCACCGCGGCACCGTGGTCACGACGCTGTCCACCGGGGATGTCGCCGAGCTCGACAGCCTGCGCGGCGCGCTCGAGGACCTCGCCGTCCAGCAGGTCATTGCGCACGCCTCCGAGGAGGACATCGCCGCCATCGAGAAGGCGGCCGGCGGGATGGACCGCACTACGGACCCGCACACCATGGTCCGCCTGGACATCGCCTTCCACGACGCCGTGTTCGCCGCCACCGGCCACCAGCGTCTCGCCGCAGCCTGGGAGACCATCCGCTGCCAGGTCCACCTCTTCCTGCTGACCCGCATCGGCCTCAGCACCGAGGGCTACCTCGGCTGCGTCCCCCGAGAGCACTGTGCACTGGCCGACGCCCTGCGCGCCCGCGACCTCCAGGCCGCGCTCCCCCTCTTCGCCGCCCACCGCCGCCACGCGGTGGACGTCGTCACCGGCACGTCGAACCCGGCCTGA
- a CDS encoding PP2C family protein-serine/threonine phosphatase, with protein MNRRRPSRSATADELLTTLQQLTARARREVELQQARVELAEALQREMLPATLPALPGLQTAACYTPARNGLDIGGDWYDGFLLPDGSLGFAIGDVQGHDVEAAAFMGQIRIGMRAVASTSADPGEVVGRTNDLLLSVDSNLFATCTFIRFDPLVWELQSVRAGHVPGVWISADGGSGVTDDEGGLPLGVESGQHYPVTRQRLTTAGALVLVTDGVIEGPSFPIDDGLEQVRERAAALPAGATAGDLASEVIRAAGLTGHQDDAAVLVLRHDAAPGRPG; from the coding sequence ATGAACCGGCGTCGTCCTTCTCGTTCTGCGACCGCCGACGAGCTGCTCACCACCCTCCAGCAGCTCACCGCACGGGCACGCAGAGAGGTGGAGCTGCAGCAGGCCCGGGTGGAGCTCGCCGAGGCCCTGCAGCGCGAGATGCTGCCGGCCACGCTGCCCGCTCTGCCGGGTCTGCAGACCGCTGCCTGCTACACCCCCGCCCGCAACGGTCTGGACATCGGGGGCGACTGGTACGACGGGTTTCTGCTCCCCGACGGGTCGCTCGGCTTCGCCATCGGGGACGTTCAGGGACACGACGTGGAGGCGGCCGCCTTCATGGGCCAGATTCGCATCGGGATGCGCGCAGTCGCCAGCACATCGGCGGACCCGGGCGAGGTGGTGGGCCGCACCAACGACCTGTTGCTGTCGGTGGACTCGAATCTCTTCGCGACCTGCACGTTCATCCGTTTCGACCCCCTCGTTTGGGAGCTTCAGAGCGTGCGTGCCGGGCATGTGCCCGGGGTGTGGATCTCAGCCGACGGCGGTTCCGGTGTCACGGACGACGAGGGCGGTCTGCCGCTGGGTGTCGAGTCCGGGCAGCACTATCCGGTCACCCGGCAGAGGCTGACGACTGCCGGAGCCCTGGTGCTCGTCACCGACGGCGTCATCGAGGGGCCGTCGTTCCCGATCGACGACGGTCTGGAACAGGTGCGGGAGCGGGCGGCCGCCCTGCCGGCCGGTGCGACGGCAGGCGACCTGGCGAGCGAGGTCATCCGGGCGGCAGGGCTCACCGGTCACCAGGACGACGCCGCTGTGCTCGTGCTGCGCCACGACGCCGCGCCCGGCCGGCCCGGCTGA
- a CDS encoding MASE1 domain-containing protein, with product MIRSEAARRHTATALRVLALAAAYYFTGRLGLLRQITVDGATVTPMWPPTGIALAGLLYWGLRVWPGIAIGALLATASVSSSVSPGAIGIVAGNTLAPMCAFLILRAARFRPELDRLRDGAALVFLGALPGMLVSSTAGTVSLLLDDKLPSSGFWLVWFAWWAGDTMGVLIITPLLLVLRRLRLPRLTGRWAEGIAMTVVALAVTQVATRSHLSMLFLVFPLLIWAALRFQLAGSAPCAVLVAVSAVISATDRAGPFTDLTLFEVMINLSTLNGSVAVTSLFLAAIVTEHKNIRRRLERACEELADVVDHLSPRRPSAGLPPGDGPR from the coding sequence GTGATCCGCAGCGAGGCAGCCAGGCGACACACAGCGACCGCGTTGCGGGTGCTCGCCCTCGCCGCCGCCTACTACTTCACGGGACGACTGGGCCTGCTCCGCCAGATCACCGTCGACGGTGCGACCGTCACCCCCATGTGGCCGCCCACCGGTATCGCGCTGGCCGGGCTGCTGTACTGGGGTCTGCGGGTCTGGCCCGGCATCGCCATCGGCGCACTGCTCGCGACCGCTTCGGTCAGCAGCTCGGTCAGCCCGGGCGCCATCGGCATCGTCGCCGGCAACACGCTTGCCCCGATGTGCGCCTTTCTGATTCTGCGCGCGGCCCGCTTCCGTCCCGAACTGGACAGGCTGCGCGATGGAGCGGCGCTGGTCTTCCTGGGCGCACTCCCCGGGATGCTGGTGAGTTCCACAGCCGGGACCGTGTCGCTGCTCCTCGACGACAAGCTGCCTTCCAGCGGCTTCTGGCTTGTCTGGTTCGCCTGGTGGGCCGGGGACACCATGGGCGTCCTCATCATCACGCCCCTCCTGCTGGTCCTGCGAAGGCTACGACTGCCGCGGTTGACCGGCCGATGGGCCGAAGGCATCGCGATGACCGTCGTGGCACTGGCCGTCACCCAAGTGGCCACCCGCAGCCACCTGTCGATGCTGTTCCTGGTGTTTCCCCTGCTCATCTGGGCAGCTCTGCGCTTCCAGCTCGCCGGGAGCGCTCCGTGTGCGGTGCTGGTCGCCGTATCGGCGGTGATCTCAGCCACCGACCGGGCGGGGCCCTTCACCGACCTCACCCTGTTCGAAGTGATGATCAATCTCTCGACGCTCAATGGTTCCGTGGCCGTGACCTCGCTGTTTCTGGCGGCGATCGTCACCGAACACAAGAACATCCGCCGCAGGCTCGAGCGGGCCTGCGAGGAGCTGGCCGATGTGGTGGACCATCTCTCACCTCGACGACCGTCCGCCGGGCTGCCCCCGGGGGACGGCCCACGCTGA
- a CDS encoding MarR family winged helix-turn-helix transcriptional regulator, producing the protein MHATGRTLPQLLTEARRWFEEALLASMESAGATPVSAAQIQLFAVLDEHGTTVSELARRTGVTRQSAHQAVHGLVAAGLLEQAPDPASGRQRLIRRTPEGERTHHQAELVLERVEAELAARIGHRAVDALRAALETPWGSPPALRR; encoded by the coding sequence ATGCACGCCACCGGCCGCACGCTCCCCCAGCTGCTCACCGAAGCCCGGCGCTGGTTCGAGGAGGCCCTGCTGGCGTCCATGGAAAGCGCCGGAGCAACCCCCGTTTCGGCTGCTCAGATCCAGCTCTTCGCCGTGCTGGATGAGCACGGCACCACGGTGTCCGAGCTGGCCCGGCGGACCGGGGTCACCCGGCAGAGCGCGCACCAGGCCGTGCACGGCCTGGTGGCGGCCGGGCTGCTCGAGCAGGCTCCCGATCCCGCCTCCGGCCGGCAGCGGCTGATCAGACGCACCCCTGAGGGCGAACGCACCCACCACCAGGCGGAGCTCGTTCTCGAAAGGGTGGAGGCAGAGCTTGCCGCGCGCATCGGCCACCGGGCGGTCGATGCGCTGCGTGCCGCACTGGAGACGCCCTGGGGTTCGCCGCCTGCCCTTCGGCGATGA
- the dhaK gene encoding dihydroxyacetone kinase subunit DhaK gives MRMLINVPETVVADALRGMAAAHPELNVDVENRVVVRRDAPAPGKVGLVSGGGSGHEPLHGGFVGPGMLAAACPGEVFTSPVPDQMVRAAAAVDSGEGVLFIVKNYTGDVLNFDMAAELAEDEGVRIAKVLVNDDVAVTDSLFTAGRRGTGATLFVEKLAGAAAEEGAPLERVEAIARRVNERARSFGVALSACTTPSKGSPTFDLPAGELELGVGIHGEPGRERRAMMTSREIADYSVNAVLEDLRPNGPVLALVNGMGATPLLELYGFNAEVQRVLAERDVSVARTLVGNYVTSLDMAGCSVTLCQVDEELLRLWDAPVKTPALRWGC, from the coding sequence ATGAGGATGCTCATCAACGTTCCGGAAACCGTGGTCGCGGACGCCCTGCGCGGCATGGCGGCCGCCCATCCCGAACTCAATGTGGATGTCGAGAACCGGGTGGTCGTGCGGCGCGATGCGCCGGCGCCCGGAAAGGTCGGCCTGGTGTCGGGCGGCGGATCCGGGCATGAACCGCTGCACGGCGGTTTCGTCGGTCCCGGCATGCTCGCAGCCGCGTGTCCCGGCGAGGTCTTCACCTCACCCGTGCCCGACCAGATGGTGCGCGCGGCGGCAGCGGTCGACAGTGGCGAAGGCGTGCTGTTCATCGTGAAGAACTACACGGGCGACGTGCTGAACTTCGACATGGCCGCCGAGCTCGCCGAGGACGAGGGCGTACGGATCGCCAAGGTGCTGGTCAACGACGACGTGGCGGTGACCGACAGCCTGTTCACCGCGGGCCGGCGAGGTACCGGGGCCACACTCTTCGTCGAGAAGCTGGCGGGGGCGGCGGCCGAGGAGGGCGCCCCCCTGGAGCGGGTGGAGGCCATCGCCCGGCGGGTCAACGAGCGTGCACGCTCCTTCGGGGTCGCACTGAGCGCCTGTACGACACCGTCCAAGGGAAGCCCGACCTTCGATCTGCCCGCCGGGGAACTCGAACTCGGTGTGGGCATCCACGGCGAGCCCGGGCGCGAACGGCGCGCGATGATGACCTCCCGGGAGATCGCGGACTACTCGGTGAACGCCGTCCTGGAGGACCTGCGTCCGAACGGGCCCGTGCTCGCCCTGGTGAACGGCATGGGAGCGACCCCGCTGCTGGAGCTGTACGGCTTCAATGCCGAAGTGCAGCGCGTACTGGCCGAGCGTGACGTGTCTGTGGCTCGTACGCTCGTGGGGAACTATGTGACGTCGCTCGACATGGCGGGCTGCTCGGTGACGCTCTGCCAGGTCGACGAGGAGCTTCTGCGACTGTGGGACGCACCGGTGAAGACCCCGGCGCTGCGCTGGGGTTGCTGA
- a CDS encoding VOC family protein, whose translation MTVLDSPVPRFHLAVPVDDLDAARTFYGGTLGLEQGRSADTWVDWNLHGHQFVTHLAPARTEQIHNPVDGHDVPVPHFGLILTIDAFHRLADRLRAADTDFVIEPYVRFAGETGEQWTMFLLDPAGNALEFKAFADDSQVFAA comes from the coding sequence ATGACCGTTCTCGACTCCCCCGTTCCCCGCTTCCACCTCGCCGTCCCGGTCGACGACCTCGACGCCGCCCGCACCTTCTACGGGGGGACGCTCGGCCTGGAACAGGGCCGCAGCGCCGACACCTGGGTGGACTGGAACCTGCACGGCCACCAGTTCGTCACCCACCTCGCCCCGGCCCGCACCGAACAGATACACAACCCGGTCGACGGCCACGACGTCCCCGTACCGCACTTCGGGCTGATCCTCACCATCGACGCCTTCCACCGGCTCGCCGACCGGCTGCGGGCCGCGGACACCGACTTCGTCATCGAGCCCTATGTGCGCTTCGCAGGCGAAACCGGCGAGCAGTGGACGATGTTCCTGCTCGACCCAGCCGGCAACGCCCTGGAGTTCAAGGCGTTCGCCGACGACTCCCAAGTGTTCGCCGCCTGA
- a CDS encoding MarR family transcriptional regulator produces MDDRREPADGEPRVGVSAVGDATLPEFPVPALPGRDGADSPGSPYGPERVRPQVMVCCTLADLVGRAPAPGEPPAAADGRRAVVVDTGAGRWIPDDRRPETVWHPAGVFDEASSPAEPRGPMAVLPLPDRLEERL; encoded by the coding sequence ATGGACGACAGGCGGGAGCCGGCGGACGGAGAGCCCCGGGTCGGAGTGTCGGCGGTGGGCGATGCGACCCTTCCGGAGTTCCCGGTACCCGCCCTGCCGGGCCGTGACGGCGCGGATTCCCCGGGCTCGCCCTACGGTCCGGAGCGGGTGCGCCCTCAGGTCATGGTCTGCTGCACCCTCGCTGATCTCGTGGGGCGTGCACCGGCCCCAGGCGAGCCGCCCGCCGCAGCCGACGGCAGACGCGCGGTCGTGGTGGACACCGGCGCGGGCCGCTGGATACCGGACGACCGACGGCCGGAAACCGTTTGGCACCCGGCCGGGGTGTTCGACGAGGCGTCCAGCCCCGCTGAACCGCGTGGACCGATGGCGGTCCTGCCGCTCCCCGACCGGCTCGAGGAGAGGCTGTGA
- a CDS encoding MFS transporter: MTGGRERTEGAVDDRYKWVALSNTTLGVLIATIDSSIVIISLPAIFRGIGLDPLAPENIGYLLWMILGYLLVSAVLVVALGRLGDMFGRVRMYNMGFAVFACASLALSLDPFTGGAGALWLIGFRVVQAVGGSMLTANSAAILTDAFPARQRGMALGINQITALAGQFLGLLAGGLLAAIDWRAVFWVSVPIGVTGTVWSYRSLRETGSRKAGRIDWAGNITFTAGAGILLAAITYGIQPYGGRPTGWTNPWVLGGLGGGVLLLVTFCLVETRTAEPMFHLGLFRIRAFAAGNLAALLTAVARGGLQFMLIIWLQGIWLPLHGYDFESTPLWAGIFMLPLTVGFLIAGPLSGFLSDRYGARLFSTGGLLLVAAAFLGLLSLPVNFSYPAFAGLLLLSGLGQGMFSAPNTSAVMGSVPPGQRGVASGMRATFQNSGTALSIGLSFSLMVSGLAGSLPHALSSGLQARGVPAGTAADVAGLPPVSTLFATFLGKNPVGQLLGPSGVLDTLPVHSTQILTGKRFFPELVSGPFHHGLATVFGAATVMALVAALASVLRGRHDRAPAGPGSPAVFRTRTIPRIRTVRRSSGQSGKRPTRDGR, from the coding sequence GTGACGGGCGGCCGGGAGCGCACCGAGGGCGCCGTCGACGACCGCTACAAGTGGGTCGCACTCTCCAACACCACTCTCGGTGTGCTGATCGCGACCATCGACAGCTCCATCGTCATCATCTCGCTGCCCGCGATCTTCCGCGGTATCGGCCTCGATCCGCTCGCCCCGGAGAACATCGGTTACCTGCTCTGGATGATCCTGGGCTATCTGCTGGTCTCCGCCGTCCTGGTGGTCGCTCTGGGCCGACTCGGCGACATGTTCGGCCGGGTCCGGATGTACAACATGGGTTTCGCGGTCTTCGCCTGTGCCTCACTCGCCCTGTCGCTCGACCCGTTCACGGGTGGCGCGGGTGCGCTGTGGCTGATCGGCTTCCGGGTGGTGCAGGCGGTCGGCGGGTCCATGCTCACCGCGAACTCGGCGGCCATCCTCACCGACGCCTTCCCCGCCCGGCAGCGCGGTATGGCCCTGGGAATCAATCAGATCACCGCGCTGGCAGGCCAGTTCCTCGGACTGCTCGCAGGCGGGCTGCTGGCCGCCATCGACTGGCGGGCGGTGTTCTGGGTGAGCGTCCCGATCGGCGTGACCGGCACCGTCTGGTCGTACCGGAGCCTGCGCGAGACCGGCTCCCGCAAAGCGGGTCGGATCGACTGGGCAGGCAACATCACCTTCACCGCGGGGGCCGGCATTCTGCTGGCCGCCATCACCTACGGAATCCAGCCCTACGGAGGTCGTCCGACCGGTTGGACCAACCCCTGGGTGCTGGGCGGACTCGGTGGGGGTGTGCTGCTGCTCGTGACGTTCTGTCTCGTCGAGACCCGGACGGCCGAACCGATGTTCCACCTTGGTCTCTTCCGTATCCGCGCTTTCGCGGCAGGCAATCTGGCGGCGCTGCTCACTGCGGTCGCCCGGGGCGGACTGCAGTTCATGCTCATCATCTGGTTGCAGGGGATCTGGCTGCCGCTGCACGGCTACGACTTCGAGAGCACCCCGTTGTGGGCCGGCATCTTCATGCTGCCGCTGACCGTCGGGTTCCTCATCGCGGGGCCGCTGTCCGGATTCCTCTCCGACCGGTACGGCGCGCGGCTGTTCTCCACCGGCGGGCTGCTTCTCGTCGCCGCGGCCTTCCTCGGCCTGCTGTCGCTGCCGGTGAACTTCTCGTATCCCGCCTTCGCCGGGCTGCTGCTGCTCAGCGGATTGGGGCAGGGGATGTTCTCGGCGCCCAACACATCGGCAGTCATGGGCAGCGTGCCGCCCGGGCAGCGGGGGGTGGCATCCGGGATGCGCGCCACGTTCCAGAATTCGGGAACCGCCCTGTCGATCGGTCTCTCCTTCTCGCTGATGGTCTCAGGACTGGCCGGCTCGTTGCCGCACGCTCTCAGCAGCGGTCTTCAGGCACGGGGAGTGCCCGCGGGAACAGCGGCCGATGTGGCGGGGCTGCCGCCGGTGAGTACGCTGTTCGCCACGTTCCTGGGGAAGAACCCGGTCGGCCAACTGCTCGGGCCCAGCGGGGTGCTGGACACACTGCCGGTGCACAGCACGCAGATTCTCACAGGCAAGCGGTTTTTCCCGGAACTGGTTTCGGGACCCTTCCATCACGGACTTGCCACCGTCTTCGGTGCGGCCACCGTCATGGCCCTGGTCGCCGCCCTCGCCTCGGTGCTGCGCGGCCGCCACGACAGAGCGCCGGCCGGGCCCGGGAGCCCGGCGGTCTTCAGGACCCGGACGATCCCGAGGATCCGGACGGTTCGGAGGAGCAGCGGTCAGAGCGGGAAGCGCCCTACGCGTGACGGCCGGTGA
- a CDS encoding quercetin 2,3-dioxygenase yields MTFEYATAYRQASRIPPEPGTPYFIEKGEGDRAHLFGDLITVYAGGEQNENSFNFFTVEGPKGDIIPAHVHADTYEVFYVTAGAVRLFVEDTGGDQQEKLLTPGDFGYVPRNCPHAYRIERHHSQVVGVAAGPGGTFERFFENFGAPTDRLGLPLAPVVPGPDKFAGIPQQFDVRFLPGHEWRNG; encoded by the coding sequence ATGACCTTCGAGTACGCCACCGCCTACCGGCAGGCTTCGCGCATTCCGCCCGAGCCGGGCACGCCCTACTTCATCGAGAAGGGCGAGGGAGACCGTGCCCATCTGTTCGGTGACCTGATCACCGTCTACGCGGGCGGCGAGCAGAACGAGAACTCCTTCAATTTCTTCACCGTCGAAGGGCCCAAGGGCGACATCATCCCGGCACACGTTCATGCCGACACCTACGAGGTCTTCTACGTCACCGCCGGTGCGGTCCGCCTGTTCGTCGAGGACACCGGAGGCGACCAGCAGGAGAAGCTGCTCACACCCGGCGACTTCGGCTATGTGCCCAGGAACTGCCCGCACGCCTACCGCATCGAGCGGCACCACAGCCAGGTCGTCGGGGTCGCGGCAGGCCCCGGCGGCACGTTCGAGCGGTTCTTCGAGAACTTCGGCGCCCCCACCGACCGGCTCGGCCTGCCGCTCGCTCCCGTCGTCCCCGGCCCCGACAAGTTCGCCGGCATACCCCAGCAGTTCGACGTGCGGTTCCTCCCCGGTCACGAGTGGAGGAACGGGTGA
- a CDS encoding NADH:flavin oxidoreductase/NADH oxidase, whose amino-acid sequence MSSLFTPLILRSLQIPNRVWMSPMCMYSAAPEGPDTGAPTDFHLTHLASRAAGGAGLVMAEATGVRPDGRISPWDLGLWNGRQQEAFTRITAAIKAHGAVPAIQLAHAGRKASVDKPWLSDRYLTGGENGWQPVAPSAIAYAGLAVPHQLTMDEIQQLVRDFADSARRALAAGFQVAEVHGAHGYLINSFLSPVSNHRTDAYGGTFENRIRFALEVVDAVRAVWPEDLPVFFRTSATDWLTENSEDEREGWTGEDTVRLAKELQAHGVDLLDVSTGGMVRDAKIVAGPDYQVPFADQARNQTGIPTAAVGIITEPQQAEDVITNGQADAVFLGRELLRNPYWPQHAALALGTEPAWPDQYAYVVKRRKR is encoded by the coding sequence ATGAGTTCCCTGTTCACCCCCCTCATCCTGCGATCCCTTCAGATACCCAACCGGGTGTGGATGTCCCCGATGTGCATGTACTCCGCCGCCCCCGAAGGCCCGGACACCGGTGCGCCGACCGACTTCCACCTCACCCACCTGGCCTCCCGAGCCGCCGGCGGCGCAGGTCTGGTCATGGCCGAGGCCACCGGCGTACGCCCCGACGGGCGCATCAGCCCCTGGGACCTGGGCCTGTGGAACGGCCGCCAGCAGGAGGCGTTCACCCGCATCACCGCGGCCATCAAGGCCCACGGCGCCGTCCCTGCCATCCAGCTCGCCCACGCGGGCCGCAAAGCGTCCGTCGACAAGCCCTGGCTGTCCGACCGCTACCTGACCGGGGGCGAGAACGGCTGGCAGCCCGTCGCCCCCAGCGCGATCGCGTACGCCGGACTGGCCGTTCCGCACCAGCTGACAATGGACGAGATCCAACAGCTCGTACGCGACTTCGCCGACTCCGCGAGGCGCGCGCTGGCCGCCGGTTTCCAGGTAGCAGAGGTCCACGGCGCCCACGGCTACCTGATCAACTCTTTCCTCTCCCCGGTCTCCAACCACCGCACCGACGCCTACGGCGGCACCTTCGAGAACCGCATCCGCTTCGCCCTCGAGGTCGTCGACGCCGTCCGCGCCGTGTGGCCGGAGGACCTGCCGGTCTTCTTCCGCACCTCGGCCACCGACTGGCTGACCGAGAACTCGGAGGACGAGCGCGAGGGCTGGACCGGGGAGGACACCGTCCGCCTCGCCAAGGAGCTCCAGGCCCACGGCGTCGACCTGCTCGACGTATCCACCGGCGGCATGGTGCGCGACGCGAAGATCGTCGCCGGGCCGGACTACCAGGTGCCCTTCGCGGACCAGGCTCGCAACCAGACCGGCATTCCCACCGCCGCCGTCGGCATCATCACCGAGCCGCAGCAGGCCGAGGACGTCATCACGAACGGGCAGGCCGACGCGGTCTTCCTCGGCCGTGAACTCCTGCGCAACCCCTACTGGCCTCAGCACGCCGCCCTCGCGCTCGGCACCGAGCCGGCCTGGCCGGACCAGTACGCCTACGTCGTCAAGCGCCGCAAGCGCTGA
- the dhaL gene encoding dihydroxyacetone kinase subunit DhaL encodes MLDAEFFRRWMTTTAETVEREADRLTELDSAIGDADHGSNLRRGFAAVTAVLEKDNPDTPGAVLTLAGRQLISTVGGASGPLYGTLLRSTGKALGDAAEVTREQLADALSAGVAAVGRLGGAAAGDKTMLDALLPAAESLSESFEAAAAAAETGALATVPLQARKGRASYLGERSMGHQDPGAASSALLIGALADVAS; translated from the coding sequence GTGCTCGACGCCGAATTCTTCCGCCGCTGGATGACCACGACGGCCGAGACCGTCGAAAGAGAGGCGGATCGGCTGACCGAACTGGATTCGGCCATCGGCGACGCCGACCACGGCAGCAATCTGCGGCGCGGGTTCGCCGCGGTGACGGCCGTACTGGAGAAGGACAACCCGGACACCCCCGGAGCGGTGCTGACGCTCGCGGGGCGGCAGCTGATCTCCACGGTCGGCGGCGCTTCGGGACCGCTCTACGGAACGCTGCTGCGCAGCACCGGCAAGGCGCTCGGTGATGCCGCCGAGGTCACCCGGGAACAGCTGGCCGATGCCCTGTCCGCTGGTGTGGCGGCCGTGGGCCGGCTCGGCGGAGCGGCAGCCGGTGACAAGACGATGCTCGACGCGCTGCTGCCGGCCGCCGAATCACTCAGCGAGTCCTTCGAGGCCGCTGCCGCCGCGGCCGAGACGGGAGCGCTCGCGACCGTACCACTGCAGGCGCGCAAGGGACGGGCGAGTTATCTCGGCGAGCGCAGCATGGGCCACCAGGATCCAGGTGCGGCCTCGTCCGCGCTGTTGATCGGCGCGCTCGCGGACGTGGCGTCATGA
- a CDS encoding PTS-dependent dihydroxyacetone kinase phosphotransferase subunit DhaM produces the protein MSGLVGIVLVSHSAPVASAVAELATGLTGGSTTAPVAAAGGTPDGGLGTSSELIVAAAAAVDRGAGVAVLVDLGSAVLTVKTLLAEGDELPDGTRLIDAPFVEGAVAALVTASAGGDLNAVQAAATEAYDYRKT, from the coding sequence ATGAGCGGGCTGGTGGGCATCGTGCTGGTGTCGCACAGCGCCCCGGTGGCGTCTGCCGTCGCCGAGCTGGCCACCGGGCTCACGGGCGGTTCGACGACCGCCCCGGTCGCGGCCGCCGGCGGCACACCCGACGGTGGCCTCGGCACCAGTTCGGAGCTGATCGTAGCGGCGGCCGCCGCCGTGGACCGGGGCGCGGGCGTCGCGGTCCTGGTGGACCTCGGCAGCGCGGTGCTGACCGTCAAGACACTGCTGGCCGAGGGCGACGAGCTTCCGGACGGCACCCGGTTGATCGACGCGCCGTTCGTGGAAGGTGCGGTGGCCGCCCTGGTCACGGCCTCGGCGGGCGGCGATCTGAACGCGGTGCAAGCGGCGGCGACCGAGGCGTACGACTACCGCAAGACCTGA